A portion of the Paenibacillus sp. PvR098 genome contains these proteins:
- a CDS encoding TRAP transporter large permease subunit, with amino-acid sequence MTLFVFVGSLLGAMALGMPIAFALLLSGVALMFLLGMFDTQVIVQSMIGGADSISLTAILFFILTGELMNAGGISKRIVDFVMSLVGHIRGGLGYVVIIASVFFAGLSGSAVADTAALGAILIPMMVRSGYNREQSTGLVAASGIIAPVIPPSIPMIVFGVTANVSITKLFLGGIVPGLLMAVGLAMTWWFLMRKKKFEPVPRKPLKEVLQAGVRAIWALLLPVIIIIGMRGGVFTPTEAAVVAVFYALFVGMVVYRELKISHLYKLFASAAKTTSIVMFLAAAAMVSAWFITIANIPGEIAGLLGPLMDSPLLLLLMINFLVFLVGTAVDLTPTILILTPVLMPIVIEAGIDPVYFGILFIFNNVIGLLTPPVGTVLNVACSVGHTTMQGVMRGVWPFLLVHCILLLLLTLFPQIVLLPIELLSK; translated from the coding sequence ATGACTTTGTTTGTGTTTGTTGGTTCATTGCTTGGTGCCATGGCGCTTGGCATGCCGATCGCTTTTGCGCTGTTGCTTAGCGGGGTCGCGTTAATGTTTTTACTTGGAATGTTTGATACTCAAGTTATTGTTCAAAGTATGATCGGCGGAGCGGACAGCATCTCGCTCACAGCCATCCTGTTCTTTATTCTCACCGGAGAATTAATGAACGCCGGCGGGATATCGAAGCGGATCGTTGACTTCGTTATGTCACTTGTAGGGCACATCAGGGGCGGACTAGGTTATGTCGTCATCATCGCCAGCGTATTTTTTGCCGGTCTGTCCGGATCGGCCGTAGCGGATACAGCAGCGCTGGGCGCCATTCTGATACCTATGATGGTTAGGTCTGGTTACAACAGAGAACAGTCAACCGGTCTGGTTGCGGCCAGCGGAATTATCGCTCCGGTTATCCCTCCAAGTATTCCGATGATCGTATTTGGCGTTACCGCTAACGTGTCGATCACCAAATTGTTCTTGGGTGGAATTGTTCCAGGTCTTTTGATGGCCGTAGGACTTGCTATGACTTGGTGGTTCCTTATGCGGAAAAAGAAGTTTGAACCCGTTCCTCGCAAACCATTGAAAGAAGTATTACAAGCCGGGGTTCGAGCGATTTGGGCGCTTTTATTACCTGTTATCATTATCATAGGTATGCGTGGCGGAGTTTTTACTCCTACAGAAGCAGCGGTTGTGGCGGTATTCTACGCTCTGTTTGTCGGCATGGTTGTTTATCGTGAGTTAAAAATCTCACATCTGTATAAACTGTTTGCTTCAGCTGCCAAAACGACAAGTATCGTTATGTTCCTGGCTGCAGCAGCCATGGTATCCGCTTGGTTCATTACGATCGCCAACATTCCTGGTGAAATCGCAGGTTTACTCGGACCGTTAATGGATAGCCCTCTTCTTTTGCTATTAATGATTAACTTTTTGGTTTTTCTAGTGGGTACTGCAGTAGATCTTACCCCTACCATTTTGATTTTGACGCCAGTTCTTATGCCGATTGTAATCGAGGCTGGTATTGATCCGGTTTATTTCGGAATTCTCTTTATCTTCAATAACGTTATTGGGCTGCTGACACCTCCGGTGGGGACCGTTCTAAATGTCGCCTGCAGTGTCGGACACACCACCATGCAGGGGGTTATGAGAGGCGTTTGGCCATTTTTGCTGGTGCACTGCATACTCTTGCTGCTGCTCACTCTGTTCCCGCAAATTGTTTTGTTACCAATCGAACTTTTAAGTAAATAA
- a CDS encoding TRAP transporter small permease: MLKISKAVDHLLNFFLFIIVAVMCVLYFGNVTLRYLFESGIPWAEEACRFLFVYLTFLGAIAGLKDNQHLGVDMFVKKLSYKMKKVTFVISNLAVMYCLWLVLQGSWKMTILGQGSNAPATGLPMSFVYGIGVVTSISMGIIIMHNLYRVLFKATSDDDLITIKESEELAEPITK, from the coding sequence ATGCTCAAAATATCGAAGGCTGTAGACCATTTGTTGAATTTTTTCCTCTTCATTATAGTAGCAGTTATGTGTGTCCTTTATTTTGGGAATGTGACGTTGCGTTACCTTTTTGAATCCGGAATTCCCTGGGCGGAAGAGGCTTGCCGTTTTCTGTTTGTTTATTTGACTTTTCTAGGAGCGATTGCCGGACTTAAAGATAACCAGCATCTCGGTGTGGACATGTTCGTGAAAAAATTGTCTTACAAAATGAAAAAAGTTACTTTCGTTATCAGTAATTTGGCTGTGATGTATTGTTTATGGTTGGTATTGCAGGGCAGCTGGAAAATGACGATCCTTGGTCAGGGCAGCAACGCGCCTGCCACGGGATTGCCGATGTCCTTTGTTTACGGAATCGGAGTTGTAACGAGTATCAGCATGGGGATCATTATCATGCATAACCTCTACCGTGTCTTGTTTAAAGCCACGTCGGACGATGATTTGATAACGATCAAGGAATCGGAAGAGCTGGCGGAGCCAATCACTAAATAA
- a CDS encoding FGGY family carbohydrate kinase, whose protein sequence is MNCIVTLDVGTTHIKGYLFSASGEKLNHVIHPTSFLRLGNGISEIDPDQVLNDISYILKSVVHASPEGVKVDAIVVSGMACSFIPVNRQGRPLYPCICWNDQRTATGINIPDIDPIVHHIQQYPLPMYLPYRMKWFSENNPAILSDAYKWLNLTDYIVHHLSSDKDYITDYSQASRTMLFNSLTKQWNSPAADHFNVPLEKLPTPEPAGTVIGTLDADYQLHSGYRNTQLILGGHDHMFAALAGGIHNSSIALNSTGTSEALVLPYLNDPSFSFVNEECNLESHVIDNEFFVVGYVASTGRIMEWADRLFDLFKWEQQLDLVKVQERIKGLPLYVPSGRRMQPSRTGRFINLQPSHDGQDFALSVMEGLCFETRALLGHLNTKLNIQTDLLRLVGGSSKSKNFLQMKSSILQKPIEVIHDVDMTSLGGYILSGLALHYFRDVKQTAKEVLEQQKKTLLEPDKAMSHLFESRYHRYVQERRA, encoded by the coding sequence ATGAACTGTATTGTTACTCTGGATGTGGGCACGACGCACATCAAAGGATATTTATTCTCTGCGAGCGGGGAAAAATTAAATCATGTGATTCATCCAACATCATTTCTGAGGCTCGGAAACGGTATTTCTGAAATCGATCCTGATCAAGTGCTTAACGATATTTCTTATATTCTCAAGTCGGTAGTCCATGCAAGCCCCGAAGGTGTAAAGGTTGACGCTATCGTTGTTTCGGGTATGGCATGCTCTTTCATTCCGGTTAACCGGCAAGGCAGGCCGCTGTATCCCTGCATATGCTGGAACGATCAGCGAACCGCCACGGGTATAAATATACCGGATATAGATCCGATTGTTCACCATATTCAGCAATACCCGTTACCTATGTATTTGCCTTACCGAATGAAATGGTTTTCTGAAAATAATCCGGCGATATTATCGGATGCATATAAATGGTTGAATTTAACGGATTATATTGTGCATCACCTGTCATCGGACAAAGACTATATTACCGATTACTCCCAAGCTTCCAGAACGATGCTGTTCAACAGTTTAACCAAGCAGTGGAATTCCCCTGCTGCCGATCACTTTAATGTCCCGTTGGAGAAGCTTCCGACGCCTGAACCGGCAGGGACCGTTATTGGCACGCTGGATGCGGATTATCAATTGCATTCGGGTTACCGAAATACGCAGCTTATTTTGGGCGGCCATGACCATATGTTTGCGGCGCTTGCAGGTGGAATTCATAACTCTTCTATTGCATTAAATTCTACAGGGACCTCGGAAGCTTTAGTGCTGCCATATCTTAACGACCCATCATTTTCCTTTGTTAACGAAGAATGCAATTTGGAAAGTCATGTCATAGATAACGAGTTTTTTGTAGTGGGTTATGTAGCCAGCACCGGCAGAATTATGGAATGGGCTGACCGGCTTTTCGATTTATTCAAGTGGGAACAACAATTGGATTTGGTGAAAGTGCAAGAAAGGATAAAAGGTCTTCCGTTATATGTTCCTTCGGGAAGGCGAATGCAGCCGTCTCGCACAGGCCGCTTCATTAATTTGCAGCCCTCGCATGATGGTCAGGATTTTGCATTGTCTGTTATGGAGGGCCTGTGTTTTGAGACTAGGGCTCTTCTGGGGCATCTAAATACCAAGCTGAACATTCAAACGGATCTCCTGCGTTTGGTTGGCGGATCTTCAAAGTCGAAAAATTTCCTGCAGATGAAATCGTCTATTCTTCAAAAGCCGATCGAAGTCATTCATGATGTGGATATGACCTCTTTGGGAGGGTATATTTTGTCCGGGTTAGCTCTCCATTATTTTCGTGATGTAAAGCAGACGGCTAAAGAAGTGTTAGAACAGCAGAAAAAAACCTTATTAGAGCCGGACAAAGCAATGAGTCATCTATTTGAAAGTCGCTATCATCGTTATGTACAAGAGAGGAGGGCTTAG
- a CDS encoding TRAP transporter substrate-binding protein: MKRLSFKMIIVSLVASLTLAGCGSQGSQSTAGTTNEKAKIEIKASHNDPESSPRHKGLQEFAKIVDEKSEGRIKVTIYPNGQLSNGNNQTMIEQLQTGTLQMATVSNLVFASFEKKFGALSLPFLFSDRQKAYDVVDGEVGKELLDTLQAKGIHGAGYWEGGFRQITNSKKAITAPEDLQGLKIRVPEIKMYLSLYKLLGATATPMAFGEVFSALEQKVIDGQENPLVTIDASKFQEIQKHVTVWDYSWDALIVGFNKKFWDELDSESRQIIEDAVKEAGTLERGLVAQGDIDLIDKLTKEGMTVTQLTPEQKQAFRDKVSDVYKEVESEYTKELIDKLVEAAK, from the coding sequence ATGAAACGTTTAAGCTTCAAAATGATCATTGTTTCACTTGTGGCATCGCTTACATTGGCAGGGTGCGGAAGTCAGGGGAGTCAAAGCACAGCAGGCACGACGAATGAAAAAGCAAAGATAGAGATTAAAGCTTCTCACAATGATCCTGAAAGTTCCCCGCGCCATAAAGGCTTGCAGGAATTTGCCAAGATCGTTGACGAGAAAAGTGAAGGACGAATTAAGGTAACGATTTATCCTAACGGTCAGCTCTCCAACGGCAATAATCAAACTATGATCGAGCAATTGCAAACGGGTACCTTACAAATGGCGACGGTTTCAAACTTAGTATTTGCAAGTTTTGAAAAGAAATTTGGTGCCCTATCGCTCCCATTCTTATTCAGTGACAGACAAAAGGCATACGATGTTGTTGACGGGGAAGTTGGTAAGGAACTCCTGGATACGCTCCAAGCGAAAGGTATTCATGGAGCAGGTTACTGGGAAGGCGGGTTCCGTCAAATTACGAACTCGAAGAAAGCGATTACAGCGCCGGAGGATCTCCAAGGATTAAAGATTCGCGTGCCTGAAATCAAAATGTATTTGAGCTTGTATAAGCTGTTGGGAGCAACCGCAACGCCAATGGCCTTTGGTGAAGTATTCTCCGCCCTGGAGCAAAAGGTTATAGATGGTCAGGAAAATCCGCTTGTAACCATCGACGCTTCCAAATTCCAAGAAATTCAGAAGCATGTAACGGTTTGGGATTACAGCTGGGATGCACTGATCGTTGGCTTCAACAAGAAGTTCTGGGACGAGCTTGATAGCGAATCCAGACAAATCATTGAAGACGCAGTGAAAGAAGCTGGAACTCTGGAAAGAGGACTTGTTGCACAAGGAGATATTGATCTGATCGATAAGCTGACTAAAGAAGGAATGACCGTAACTCAGCTTACTCCGGAACAAAAACAGGCATTCCGCGATAAAGTCTCAGATGTTTACAAGGAAGTTGAGTCCGAGTATACAAAAGAACTGATTGATAAACTGGTTGAAGCAGCGAAATAA
- a CDS encoding isochorismatase family cysteine hydrolase, which yields MNSKAVSEFLEIYKRKEDELLTPDQLETEGVFSGEKEFIDFAERDYNTDKHWTFEIKKEECALIVIDLQEDFVNPSHPMCVPEAYRMIPRVKKTIEACRKAGVPVIYTAHNIAEDCAHDFYKFWNPIKNGAIKEGSPGADIYEGIYPLPGERVIRTKHAYCSFSGTDLDYVLRNLGVKTLIICGTLTNFCCESTARTGYFLNYHIVFGEDINATDSAIAHEATLRTMRRGFGRVLTADQIIAALHEGDTLYREAIGEKVEA from the coding sequence GTGAACAGTAAAGCGGTTTCAGAGTTTTTGGAGATTTATAAGCGCAAAGAGGACGAATTGTTGACCCCTGACCAGTTGGAGACCGAGGGCGTTTTTTCCGGGGAAAAAGAATTTATCGATTTTGCCGAAAGAGACTACAATACGGATAAGCATTGGACGTTTGAAATCAAAAAAGAAGAATGCGCATTAATCGTAATAGATCTTCAAGAAGACTTTGTGAACCCTTCGCATCCTATGTGTGTTCCCGAAGCCTACCGAATGATACCACGCGTAAAGAAAACGATTGAAGCTTGCAGAAAAGCGGGAGTTCCCGTGATTTATACCGCGCATAACATTGCTGAGGACTGCGCCCACGATTTCTACAAGTTTTGGAATCCTATTAAGAACGGCGCCATCAAGGAAGGTTCTCCGGGGGCCGACATTTATGAGGGGATTTATCCGCTGCCGGGCGAGCGGGTCATCCGGACCAAGCATGCGTATTGCTCCTTCTCGGGCACGGATTTGGATTACGTACTGCGCAACCTGGGTGTGAAAACGCTTATTATCTGCGGCACGCTAACGAATTTCTGCTGCGAATCGACAGCGAGAACGGGTTACTTCCTGAATTATCATATCGTATTTGGAGAAGATATCAACGCTACCGACAGCGCTATTGCGCATGAGGCGACATTGCGGACCATGAGAAGAGGGTTTGGACGGGTGCTGACTGCGGACCAAATCATCGCGGCTTTACATGAGGGCGACACGCTCTATCGTGAAGCCATTGGAGAAAAGGTAGAGGCTTAA
- a CDS encoding alpha-glucosidase codes for MKKTWWKEAVVYQVYWRSFYDTDGDGYGDLEGVIQKLDYIRELGVDIVWLNPCYGSPDVDNGYDISDYRYVMAKAGTMDTFEKLLQEVHARGMKLIMDLVVNHTSDQHPWFVESRSSKDNPKRDYYIWRKKANNWRSYFTPSTWEYDDRTGEYYFHSFAIEQPDLNWENPKVREEIYDMMRFWLDKGIDGFRMDVINLLAKQAGFPDAENPEHISYLGNNPGIHDYLQEMHEKVLKHYDIFTVGEIPFVTPEDGVLYVGEDRGELHTLFHFEVADDMAHWDMLRFKDIQKRWVEGMWGKGWNSQFLNNHDHTRLVTRFGNDTTYRVESAKCFATLLHTLPGMPYIYQGEEIGMTGVRFDSIEDYYDIAMKNKYKEEVEKGRDPKEVFESLLHLARDNSRTPVQWDDSKNAGFTSGTPWIKVNPNYKEINVAAALADPDSVFYYYKKLIQLRKEHEVMVYGSYEPLLEDHQQIYTYLRVLDNEKWLVILNISDQTVTCELPESISSHTKEMIISNYPQSSDRSDSFKLNPYEARIYCLK; via the coding sequence ATGAAGAAAACCTGGTGGAAAGAAGCCGTCGTCTATCAAGTGTATTGGAGAAGCTTTTATGATACGGATGGGGACGGTTATGGTGACTTAGAGGGAGTCATTCAAAAACTGGATTATATTCGCGAGCTCGGCGTCGATATCGTTTGGTTGAACCCGTGTTACGGCTCTCCCGATGTCGATAACGGTTACGATATATCGGATTACCGGTATGTTATGGCTAAAGCCGGAACGATGGATACCTTCGAGAAACTTCTTCAAGAAGTTCATGCTCGTGGCATGAAGCTCATTATGGATTTGGTCGTAAATCATACGTCCGATCAGCATCCGTGGTTTGTGGAATCCCGTTCCTCCAAGGATAATCCGAAGAGGGACTATTATATTTGGCGGAAAAAAGCGAATAACTGGAGATCGTATTTTACGCCTTCGACATGGGAATATGATGACCGAACAGGGGAATATTATTTCCATTCTTTTGCGATTGAGCAGCCCGATTTGAACTGGGAGAACCCTAAGGTACGGGAAGAAATTTACGACATGATGCGCTTTTGGCTGGATAAAGGCATCGATGGATTCCGGATGGATGTCATTAATCTTCTTGCCAAACAAGCAGGTTTCCCGGATGCGGAGAATCCCGAACATATTTCTTATTTGGGTAATAATCCGGGAATCCATGATTATCTCCAAGAGATGCATGAGAAGGTATTGAAACATTACGATATTTTTACCGTGGGGGAAATTCCTTTTGTCACTCCAGAGGACGGGGTGCTGTACGTTGGAGAAGACCGTGGTGAGCTTCATACCTTATTCCATTTTGAAGTAGCAGATGATATGGCGCATTGGGACATGCTGCGTTTCAAGGATATTCAGAAAAGATGGGTTGAAGGCATGTGGGGAAAAGGTTGGAATTCACAATTTTTAAATAACCATGACCATACCAGACTGGTTACGAGATTCGGTAACGATACAACGTATCGTGTGGAATCCGCCAAATGCTTCGCGACTCTGCTGCATACGCTGCCGGGCATGCCGTACATTTATCAAGGGGAAGAAATCGGGATGACAGGCGTCCGGTTTGATTCCATTGAGGATTATTACGATATCGCGATGAAAAATAAATATAAAGAAGAAGTAGAGAAGGGGAGAGACCCTAAAGAAGTGTTTGAGAGTCTGCTTCATTTGGCCAGGGACAATTCAAGAACGCCTGTGCAGTGGGACGATTCGAAGAATGCCGGCTTTACGAGCGGAACCCCATGGATTAAGGTGAATCCTAACTATAAAGAAATCAACGTGGCCGCGGCTCTGGCCGACCCGGATTCCGTCTTCTATTATTACAAAAAGCTTATTCAGCTTAGAAAAGAACATGAAGTGATGGTCTATGGAAGCTATGAGCCGCTATTAGAGGATCACCAGCAAATCTATACCTACTTACGCGTGCTGGACAACGAGAAGTGGCTCGTCATTCTTAACATCTCGGATCAAACGGTGACCTGCGAGCTTCCTGAATCCATTTCTTCTCATACCAAAGAAATGATCATCTCGAACTATCCTCAGTCATCGGATCGTAGCGATTCGTTCAAGCTGAATCCTTATGAGGCCAGGATTTATTGCTTGAAGTAA
- a CDS encoding amylo-alpha-1,6-glucosidase, producing MEYRVVKEGDLFFLTDKNGDITENNENGYGLYTKDTRFLSRMEVFLDGEKPSLLSSSADRSYFASIRLMKDKKDEGSIEIHRERFIYDGVLYERMSLTNFFPKTTAFDFSAAFDADFQDMFIVRKYRTGEVGEIVGRDVGERNMSIRYQGADDILRETRILWDQNENQVDADGNVRFSLSLESKATKQICFFIMPVMGEQQSPELLSFEEGLKRLDASYNTWNQETSRVTTNVDVFNGLYRRGVQDLRMLMTDVGYGEMPVAGLPWFAVPFGRDSLITSLFMLPLNPEKVKGTLRTLAAYQGTKVDAWRDEQPGKIMHEIRFGELVNTGQSPFGPYYGSVDATPLFLVLLGEYIRWTGDLSFVQELKSNVERALDWIDRGMEAGAGFLTYHQEAEKGFPNQGWKDSSNSIVHASGEYARSPIALSEVQGYVYQAKKSLAPIFERMGEQELAEKLEKEAEAFRTRFEQTFWMEHEQFYAIALDEDQQKVQSVTSNPGHLLMTGLPDSSRADLTAERLVAEDMFNGYGIRTMSTEATGYYPMSYHNGSVWPHDNGMILLGLSRSGYKKEAGKVISGLLEASRHFEYQRLPELFCGHDSEAGYPVPYPTTCSPQAWAAGTSIVFLQAMLGINPNALTKEIRIDPFLPESFEELVAEHIHIGTGHLSLKVTRGSLDEDSVQVEILENTTGFELIHTSRKIK from the coding sequence ATGGAATACCGTGTGGTTAAAGAAGGCGATTTGTTTTTCCTTACAGACAAAAATGGGGACATTACGGAAAATAATGAGAATGGTTATGGCTTATATACGAAGGATACGCGGTTTTTAAGCCGAATGGAAGTGTTCTTGGATGGAGAGAAGCCTTCCCTACTTTCATCCTCAGCGGATAGAAGCTATTTCGCTTCCATTCGGTTGATGAAGGATAAAAAAGATGAAGGATCCATTGAGATCCATAGGGAACGTTTCATATATGATGGTGTCTTGTATGAGAGAATGTCGTTAACAAACTTTTTTCCCAAAACGACCGCATTTGATTTTTCGGCTGCCTTTGATGCCGATTTTCAGGATATGTTCATTGTACGGAAATATCGGACAGGGGAAGTCGGTGAAATCGTTGGCAGGGATGTGGGGGAGCGGAATATGTCGATCCGTTATCAAGGAGCGGATGATATTCTGAGAGAGACCCGGATTCTTTGGGATCAGAACGAGAATCAAGTGGACGCTGACGGAAACGTCCGTTTCTCTTTATCCCTGGAATCGAAAGCGACAAAGCAAATTTGTTTCTTCATCATGCCCGTGATGGGGGAGCAGCAATCCCCAGAACTTCTTTCTTTTGAAGAAGGGTTGAAGCGTCTGGATGCTTCGTATAATACATGGAACCAAGAGACTTCGCGTGTAACGACGAATGTTGACGTATTTAACGGTTTATACCGGCGCGGGGTACAGGATTTGCGCATGCTGATGACCGACGTAGGTTATGGCGAAATGCCTGTAGCCGGACTTCCTTGGTTTGCGGTTCCTTTTGGAAGAGACAGTCTTATCACTTCATTATTTATGCTTCCGTTAAATCCGGAAAAGGTTAAAGGAACGCTTAGGACTCTCGCCGCTTATCAAGGAACGAAAGTGGATGCATGGCGCGACGAGCAGCCTGGTAAGATCATGCATGAGATCCGTTTTGGAGAATTGGTGAATACGGGGCAGTCGCCTTTTGGTCCTTATTATGGGTCGGTTGATGCCACACCGTTATTTTTAGTACTTTTAGGAGAATATATCCGTTGGACGGGCGATCTTTCTTTCGTTCAGGAATTGAAATCGAACGTTGAACGGGCACTGGATTGGATTGACCGTGGTATGGAAGCCGGAGCGGGCTTTTTGACCTATCATCAAGAGGCGGAGAAAGGTTTCCCGAACCAAGGCTGGAAGGATTCGAGCAACTCCATCGTTCATGCTTCGGGGGAGTACGCACGATCTCCGATTGCCTTATCTGAAGTGCAGGGATATGTGTATCAAGCGAAAAAGAGCTTGGCTCCCATTTTTGAACGAATGGGTGAACAGGAGCTTGCAGAAAAGCTGGAGAAAGAAGCGGAAGCATTTCGGACGAGATTTGAGCAGACTTTCTGGATGGAGCATGAACAATTCTATGCCATCGCACTGGATGAGGACCAGCAAAAAGTGCAATCCGTGACCTCCAATCCGGGGCATCTCTTGATGACAGGCTTGCCGGATTCCTCGCGTGCGGATCTTACGGCCGAACGGTTGGTTGCCGAAGATATGTTTAACGGATACGGTATTCGCACGATGAGCACGGAAGCGACGGGCTATTATCCGATGAGCTACCACAACGGAAGTGTGTGGCCGCACGATAATGGAATGATCCTGCTCGGGTTGAGCCGATCGGGCTATAAAAAAGAAGCGGGCAAGGTCATCTCCGGATTGCTGGAGGCATCACGGCACTTTGAATATCAGCGTCTGCCTGAATTGTTCTGCGGCCACGATTCGGAAGCGGGGTATCCTGTCCCATATCCCACCACTTGCTCCCCGCAGGCATGGGCGGCAGGCACATCGATTGTCTTTCTGCAGGCCATGCTGGGAATAAACCCAAATGCGCTGACGAAGGAAATCCGTATCGATCCGTTTTTGCCGGAGTCGTTCGAGGAACTTGTAGCTGAGCATATCCATATCGGTACAGGGCATCTCTCTCTGAAGGTCACTCGCGGGTCACTTGACGAAGACTCCGTCCAAGTTGAGATTCTTGAGAATACGACCGGGTTTGAGCTAATCCATACATCGAGAAAAATAAAGTGA